In Fibrobacter sp. UWR2, the sequence CAAGATTATCCAGGACGAATACGCCGAACTCACCAAGCCGCAGGCAGCACTGTACCAGAAGACGCTCGAGCACTTCATGCAGGAACTCGAGATGGAACAGGCGCTGAGCGAGAAGGCGAACGACGCGCACGCGCTATTCAAGCGCAAGGGAATCATATTGCAGATGATTCTCGCCCTCAAGCAGATTTGCAACCACCCCGCGACATTCCTGAAAGGTGCGGCCGCCGCATCGCAGGAGAAGGTCGCTGAGCCCGCCGAAGCGACACCAGCAGAAAATGCGCCGACCACAAGCGCGCCGGTCCTTTCCTCCGGCAAGATGCAGATGCTCCTCGACCTGCTCACCTCCATCCAGGAACAGGGCGAAAAGACGCTCATCTTCACGCAGTTCGCCGAAATGGGATTCCTGCTCGAAAAGACCATCACGGAAGAACTCGGGCTCCGCACGCACTTCTACCACGGTGGATGCACGCAGACGCAGCGCACCTCCATGATCGAGGACTTCCAGAAGAACCCCGAATGCAAGGTGCTCATCCTCTCGCTCAAGGCGGGCGGAACGGGCCTCAACCTCACCGCCGCATCGCAGGTCATCCATTACGATTTGTGGTGGAACCCCGCCATCGAAGCGCAGGCCACCGACCGCGCCTTCCGTATCGGGCAGACACGCAACGTGCAGGTCCACAGGTTTATCACCAAGGGAACGTTCGAAGAAAAAATCAACGCGCTTCTCGAGACAAAGAAATCCATCGCGAACATGACCGTGAGCGCGGGCGAAACCTGGCTCGCCGACATGGACGACAAGCAACTCGGCGAAGTCTTCGGACTCGACAACACCCTCGTCTAGCAAGATTTCAGCACAAACTAATCACAGAAAAAGGCCGTCGAAGCGACACGCTTATTAAAACTTAATCTATTTTGATTTCACTTTTTCTTTGATGAAGAAAAAGTGTAAATCTCCGCTAGGTTCATTTTCTCTTTGTTCTATATTGGCCCCATTCACACAAAAAACCTGCGTTTCTTCAATCATCCAATTTCCAGGGAATTTTTTCGTAAGCCATTCCTTATATTTCTCGCGAAACGGAACCAACTTGTACACAAAATAACACAGAGAATCACAAATTTTAGGATTTTCTTGGAGATTCCCGTCTGTTATAGAACAGTAATATCGGTCAACGAGACCTAATCGATAATGGATCGAATCACCCTCATTTCGTTTAAATTTTTCGATATACTTTAAAACAGAATCGGCATCTACATAGTCAGGGCAATACACGCCATTTACAACTTTATATTCAAGTTCTTTGTTATTCTTTTCACCTTGTCCAAAAACAAGACAAAAAGAAGAAAGCAACAATAAAAAAAGCAACTTTTTATTCATTAGAATAGAATTCCTTCTTTTATATTGTAGCAAGCACCTGAATTATTCACATCAATCCACGCATTTTTCCATATAGGAAAGCCATCTATTTCTGCATTGTAATAATAGTCATAATCAACAAGAACAAAATTTAAAGAATCTATTTCTGCAACTTCAGCCTTTGAATTCCATTTTTCTATACAATAACTAAAGGCATCCTCTGAAATACTACGCACAACATAAACAAAGGAATCTTCTTCAACACTGCAATAGTTTGAATTATCACAATGATTTTTTCGTCCAGATGTATTAAAGATCTTTTTCGCAATATCTTTATCTAACCGGCAAGGATAAGGAACAGGGACGTCGCTATCCGAACAAAGAGGGCTTTGACTCTGTTTTGGATGAGTAAAACAAGAACAGAGAATCAAGCATAGTGAAAGAATTAAATGCTTTGAAATCCTCATATAACTGACGACATTCATTAAGAAAGGCTTGCTTTCTATTCGGCCCAGTGGTTGCCGTTGTAGTTCTTGGCGGTGTCGGCGTCCATGCCGATTTGGCGCACAAGGTCTTCCATGCTGGCAAATTTCTGTTCGGGGCGCAGGTAGGCCATCAGGTCGAGCACCAGGTGCTGCCCGTAGATATCCTCGCTAAAATCGAGAAGGAAGGCCTCGATGGCCATCTGGTGGGGCCCGGGCGCAGAGGGCTGCACGCCGATATTCACCACGGCACGGCAGATGCGGCCATCCGCAAGCCTCGCGGATGCCACGTACACGCCGGATTTCGGCAGGAACTTGTACTGTTCCACCTGCAAATTCGCGGTCGGGAACCCGATGGTATGCCCGAGGCGCTTGCCAACGACTACGGTGCCGGAGAGGCGGTAGGGGCGCCCAAGGTATGTCTGCGCGCGGGAAACGTCGCCGTTCAATAGCGCGTTACGCACGGCAGAAGAACTCACGCGTTCGCCCTTGTGCAGCACGATGGAAAGCATCTGCGTGCTGAGTTCCGGGAACGCGGCGGTAATCGTCTCGTAGTTGCCCTTGCCGCCCGCGCCAAAGCAGTGGTCGTGTCCGAAGAACATGGAGCACACGCCGCGCTTCTCGATGAGTTCCCTACGGACAAATTCATCAAACGGGAGTTTTGCGACTTCGGGCGTAAACGGCAGCACCAGGAATTCGAGCCCGAGACTTTCGATGAACTCGCGCTTTTCTTCGGTGGTGGTAAGGAGCAGCGGGTCACCGGGGCCACGCAGCACGTAGTTGGAATGGGGTTCGAAACTGATGACGGTCGGGGTCCAGCCGTTCACCTCGGCGACGGCCTTCAGGGTACGG encodes:
- the ribF gene encoding riboflavin biosynthesis protein RibF, which translates into the protein MSVNEKQKRAVTMGNFDGCHLGHQALFRTLKAVAEVNGWTPTVISFEPHSNYVLRGPGDPLLLTTTEEKREFIESLGLEFLVLPFTPEVAKLPFDEFVRRELIEKRGVCSMFFGHDHCFGAGGKGNYETITAAFPELSTQMLSIVLHKGERVSSSAVRNALLNGDVSRAQTYLGRPYRLSGTVVVGKRLGHTIGFPTANLQVEQYKFLPKSGVYVASARLADGRICRAVVNIGVQPSAPGPHQMAIEAFLLDFSEDIYGQHLVLDLMAYLRPEQKFASMEDLVRQIGMDADTAKNYNGNHWAE